The Deltaproteobacteria bacterium DNA window CCCGGCACGCCTGTTCCGCCCCGCCGTGGCCGAAGATCTCGCTCCTGCCAGTGCAGTGGGGACACAGGAAGTAGCTCATGTTCTCGACCACCCCGAGGATGGGCACGCCCACCTTCTCGAACATCCGGACCGCCTTCTTCACGTCGATTAGGGCAAGATCCTGCGGCGTCGTGACGACGACCGCCCCCGCGACCGGAGTCGTCTGCACGAGGGAAAGCTGCACGTCGCCTGTTCCGGGCGGCAGGTCGATGACGAGGTAATCCAGTTCACCCCACTTGGTGCCGTGGAGAAACTGCTCCAGCGCCTTCATCAGCATCGGCCCCCGCCAGATGACCGGCGAGTCGTCCTCCAGCATGAACCCGATGGAGACGATCTTCATTCCGTGGCTCTCCGCGGGGAGGATCATTCCCTCTTCCCCCATGAGCTGGTGTCCTTTCAGCGACAGCAGCGTGGGGATCGACGGACCGTAGATGTCGGCGTCGAGGAGGCCGACGCGGGCCCCCGAAAGCTGGAGCGCAACGGCGAGGTTCACGCTCATCGTGGACTTTCCGACCCCACCCTTGCCCGACGCGACCGCGATGATGTTCCGCACGCCGGGAATGGGACGCCTACCCTCCATCGGGTCCCTGGCGGCCTTTACGTCGGCGGAAACCCGGATGTCCACCGCCGAAACTCCGGGGATCGCCCGTACCGCCGCATCCACCGCCGCCGCGATTTCCGATTTTTTCGGGCACGCCGGGGTCGTCAAAACCAGGTCGAGGGAGACGTTCCCTCCCGCCGCCGCCACGTTGCGGATCATGTTCAGGCTTACGAGGTCCCTCCCCAACTCGGGATCCATTACTTTCCCGAGTGCCGCGAGTACCGCATCCGCGGTCACCGCTCCCGCGGGTTCACGCTTCTTGAAGATACCCATGATATTCTCCCGTTCGTTTGGTTGCCGCTATAGTAATCCACCGCAAGCTTTCCGTCCCTTGATCCGCATCAAGCCCGTCATTTCCCTGTGGAGCGTCCATCTCCCTTCGATTATAGTCTTTAACGATGTCCCAATCCGCCCGGAAACAGATGGGACGGGCAGCGGCCGTCATGATGGCGTCCGTGTTTTTGAGCCGTCTCCTGGGATACGCCCGCGACGCGGTCATCGCCTACCAGCACGGTGCGACCCCCGAGACGGACGCGTATTTCGTAGCCTTCACGATCCCCGATTTCCTCAACTACCTGCTGGCAGGCGGGTCCCTGTCGATCACGTTCATCCCGATCTTCTCTAAATATCTCGCAGACGGAAAAGCGGAGGACGGACACCGTTCCTTCTCCGTGATCGCGACCGTCATGGGCGTAGGGATGCTCTTTTTCGTAATACTCGGCGAATTCCTCGCCGAACGCATGCTTCACCTGATCGCGCCCGGCTTCCCCCCCGACCAGATCGCCATCGCCGCGAAGCTCACACGCATCGTCCTCCCGGCCCAGATCTTTTTCTACCTTGGGGGTCTGCTGATGGCGGTCCAGTTCGCGCATAACAGGTTCCTGCTTCCTGCCACCGCTCCCCTGATCTACAATGCCGGGATCATCGCCGGCGGCTTGCTGCTGGGGGCTTCCCACGGGATGGCCGGGTTCGCATGGGGGGTGCTCGCAGGGTCCTTCGTGGGAAATTTCGCCGTCCAGCTCTACGGAGCGCGCAAGGCGGGGCTGAAATATTCACCGGGAGTCGACCTTTCGGACCCGGGCTTCCGGGAGTTCGTCAAACTGTCGATCCCGATCATGCTCGGTTTCTCCCTGGTTGTCGTCGACGAATGGATGACACGGATCTTCGGCTCCTTCCTGCTTGCGGGCGCGATCACCTGGCTCAACAACGCCCGCCGGCTGATGCAGGTGCCCGTGGGGATATTCGGGCAGGCTTCGGGCGTGGCTTCCTACCCGTTCCTTTCGGCGCTGGCCGCCCGCGGCGAGCGGGAGAAAATGTGGGAAACGCTGTCGGTCACGCTGCGCTGGGTATTTCTGGTTTCCTGTGCGGCGGCCGCAATCTTCGGAATATTGTCCCGGGAGGTCGTTCTGGCCGTCTTCAAGCGAGGGGCATTTACCATCGACGATACCATCTCGACCGCATCCGCGCTCGCCGCCTTCTCGATCGGCATCCCCTTCTGGTGCGCGCAGTCGATCGTGTCGAGAGGCTTTTTCGCGATGAAGGACACCTGGACGCCCACCCTCGTTGGAACGGGAGCGTGGATCTTGAGCCTCCCGGCGTATTACCTGCTCATGCAGAAGCTGGGCGTCGTCGGACTGGCGCTGGCGAGCAGCATCGGCATCTTCCTGCATGCGACTGCCCTCTACGGCATCCTCATGGCGAGGACCGTGGGGAAAAAGGCCCTCGGGGAGGTCCTGGAATACGGCAAGATCGCCCTGTCCGGCGTTGCCGCAGCCGGAGCAGGCTGGTACTGGGCAGGGTTTTCATCCCGCTGGATATCATGGGAAACGTTTGCGGGGGCGGTGGTCCGGTTTGCGGCCGGGGGAGTCTCGCTCGCAGCCGTCTTTTTCCTGTGCGCGCTTCTGCTCGGCAGCAGGACCGCCAGGAACATCAGGCGTAGCCGGGATATCCTCCACCCCCCCGGATCGGATCCTACAAGCGCATAAATGTGTCCGCGCCGGCCAGGGCGCGTTGCAGTCCCTCTTCTTCCGCAAGGTTGAATCCCACCCGGCAGCTCCGTCTCCCGAAGAGCGACTTGGTGCCTCCGACGATAGGCACGCGCGCAAGTTCGATCCTGCGGGCCTTCATACCCAGCGCCTTCTTTCCCCATTGACGTATTTTCAGCAAGGCAAGGCCGGCCCATACCTTCTTCGCCCGCCCGTCGCAAACAACGCCGACGATTCTCATCGGCTCTCCGCTGCCCGCGTGCCGCCGCACTTCGGCCAGCGCTTTCGCGGTCGTGCGCGCGACGACCACCGCATATCCGTGTTCCGCCGCCAGCCGCTCGATATTCGACAGGGACTGCCGGGACAGGCAGAACGGCAGCAGCAGGATCTTTCGCAATTGCGGTCCTTTCCGGCGATGCATAGAATACCCTCCATCATAACCCGGAAGGAACGCGCATGATTCAGCGGCTATCCGATCGAATCTCCCTGATCGAAGGAGGCAAGGGCGGCAGGTATCCGTATGCCCATTCCCTTTACATTCGCGACGGCGGAGGAGTCCTCGTCGACAGCGGCTCGGACCTCCAGGAGATCCTGCGGCTGAAGAAGGAAGAAGGATTGCGGACCGTGGTTATGACCCACTACCACGAGGATCACTTCCTTTTCCTTCACGCGCTGCCGGACGTGGAAGTCTGGGCATCCTCGGAAGACGCGCCTGCGCTTGAATCCTTCGATGTCCTGCTGGACCGGTACGGTGTCGTCGGATCGGAGTGGGATTCCTTCTTCCGGTCGCTCCTGTCGGAGAAGTTTTCCTTTCACCCCCGCAGCGTCGCGAGGAAGATTACAGACGGCGAAAGGTTGTCGTTCGGCCGCACGGAGGCGGTTGCGGTGATCGCACCCGGTCATTCTCCGGGCCATCTATGCCTTTTATTTCCCGCGGAAGGGATCCTGTTCATGGCGGACTACGACCTGACCGATTTCGGCCCCTGGTACGGCGACAAACCGTGCGGCATCGAAGAGTTCCGTCGCTCGGCGAAGAGATTGGGCCAGATCGGCGCGAAAACTTACGCGGTATCTCATGAAACGGCCGTCCATCGTGAGGACATCGGCCCCAGGATGTCCGCTTACCTATCGCACATCGACCGGAGGGAGGAAGCCTTGCGGGAATTCCTGCGTCAACCCAGGACGATGCGTGAAATCATCGACCGCAGAATCGTTTACGGGGAGGGACGTCCGGGGCCGTGGTTCGACTACGGCGAATGTGCGCTTATGACCAAACACCTTGAAGGGATGCTTGCAAGAGGCGAAGCTGGGTACAAAGAGGATTTCTATTTCCCGCGGAGCGGGTGACTCTCAAGCCCGTATATAGCAGGCCGATCCGGAATCTTCCACGTAATTTACCGATTCCGGGTAAGCCCAAAAAGTTCAGGAACGTCCCTGTTTATAGGCAAAAGCTCAGGAACGTCCCCGTTTTTAGGGTGGGGTTACTTTTTCAGGGCGTCGTTCAGGTCGCGGCAGACCTTTGCGGGGTCGAGCCCCCTGTGCCATGACGTGTAGGTGAGCATCTCCCGGCGGTTCGAGCCGCACTGAAGGCATTCGCTGCCGAAGAGCTCGCGGATCTTCTCGCGCAGGGAAGGGTATGTCTTGAGCACGTCCCCCAGGAACATGTCCGGCTTGATGGGGCCTTCCTTCGTCATAGAAGCTTCCTCCCGCGCAGCGATTTCTTTTTCATTATAGCAGGGGGACTCCCGACGGCCGGGACCTCGGCCGCCCGGACGTGGAGGATGTAATATGTCGCGGACCCGAAGGCGACGACCTCCCCATCCCCGTTCCGAATCTCGGTCGACCCTACCGCGATCGTCCTGCCCAACCGCAGGATGTTCCCGTACGCGGTAACGGTTCCCGAAGGGACCGGCTTCAGGAAGTTCACCTTGTACTCGACCGTGGTCATTTTCGAAGGTAGCGGCATGACGCTCCGCAGTGCGGTCGCCACCGACATGTCGACCAGCGCGCCCATAACCCCGCCGTGCAGCGTTCCCGCCGAATTCTTCAGGATCGGGCGGATTTTGCACTCCATCACGCTTTTGCCGCCCCCGGCCGAGACGAGCTTCATCCCCATAAGCCGCACGAAGGGGAACGTGTTCACCCGCTTCCTATAGAATTCCTCGTCGAAGACCTTCATGCCTCCTCCCGGGGTTTACGCGCTGTCGTAGTGCGAGAATTTCATCATGAACATCCCGCGTCCCTGGGAAAGGGACCTCAAGGCGGTCACGTATCCGAACATCTCCTTGAGCGGCACCTTGGCGGAGAGAAGAGTCGCGTCCTGGCGGCGATCGACGGAAGTGAGGTGCCCCCTTCTCGCGTTGATATCCCCGATCACCCCCCCCACGAATTCGTCGGGGACGGAAATCTCCACCGCCATTATCGGCTCCAGCAGGTACGGTTTTCCCTTCTCGCACGCCGTAAGGAAGGCCTTGGTCGCGGCGACCTTCGCCGCAAGGGGGGTCGGAGTGCCGGAGAGAAACTCCAGGTCCTCCACTTCCACGACGACGTCGTCCACGGGATAGCCCAGAACTCCTGCGAAAGCCCCTTCGCGGATCCCCTCCTCCACGCTGTCGCCCACCTCTTTCGAAAGCCCCAGCATCCGCAGCCTGTCGGACACCTTGATTCCGGAGCCCCGCGGACCGGGATGGACGGACACGAAGATTTTCACGGAAATCTGCCGTTCCGCGATCTCCCGCTCGAAGACCGTCTCCGCGGCCGTCTTCTCCGCCACCGTCTCGCGGAAGAGCACCTGCGGCTTGCCCGTCCGCACGACCAGCCCGAAATCCCGCGCCAGCCGCTCGACGAGCACTTCCAGGTGGAGCTCTCCCATCCCGGAAAGGATGATCTGGCCGGTCTCCGCATCTTCGCGGATGGCGAGGGTCGGGTCCTCGTCCACCATGTGATGGATCGTGTCCCTGAGGCGGTCCATGTCCCTCAACGTCCTCGGCTCCACGGCGATCGATACGACGGGTTTACGGACCTCGATGGATTCGTAGATTATGGGCATCTCCGGATTGCAGAGCGTGTCGCCTGTCCGCGCGGATTTTACCCCTCTCGCCCCCACGATGTCCCCCGCACGCGCCTCTTCAATCCTCTCCTTCTTCGCCGCGTGAATGCGGAAGAGGCGGGCTATCTTCTCCTCGCCGCCCGTGGACGCGTTGAGCACCGTGTCGCCTTCCCCCACCTTCCCGGAATATACCCGCAGGTAGACGGTCCTGCGTCCCTCCTCCATCAACACCTTGAAGACAAGCGCGGAGAAGGGGGCCGCCGGAGAAGGCTCCCGCTTCGCCGGGACCCCTGTGTGGGGATCGTCCCCCCCGGCGGGCGGCACTTCCAACGGTGACGGCAGGAAGTGGACGATGCCGTCCATCACGGGCTGGATGCCCTTGTTGCGAAGCGCGGCGCCGGCGAAGACCGGGAAGAAGCGGCTTTCGAGCGTCCCTTTGCGGATCGCGCTCCGGAGCATGGGTGGAGGAACATCCTCGCCCGCAAGGTATTTTTCCGCAACTCCGTCGTCCACGTCTCCCGCCGCTTCGAGAAGCGTCTCCTGATAGGGAAGGATCGCTTCCCTTTCCTCTGCCGAAAGCGGCGTGCGCCGGACCTCCGCTCCCTGCCCGTTTTCGGAAAACTCCAGCCGCTCCATCGAGACAAGATCCGCCACGCCGATGAACGATCCGTCCCGTAGAAGCGGAGCCGTCACGGGCACCCCACGCGCCGACAATTTCTTCCGCATCTCGGCGATGACACGGTCGAAATCCGCCCCCGGCCGGTCGAGCTTGTTTATGAAAGCCAGCCGCGGGATCCGGTGCCGGTCTGCCTGCCTCCACACCACTTCCGACTGCGCCTCGACTCCCGCGACCCCTTCGAAGATCACCACA harbors:
- a CDS encoding MBL fold metallo-hydrolase, whose protein sequence is MIQRLSDRISLIEGGKGGRYPYAHSLYIRDGGGVLVDSGSDLQEILRLKKEEGLRTVVMTHYHEDHFLFLHALPDVEVWASSEDAPALESFDVLLDRYGVVGSEWDSFFRSLLSEKFSFHPRSVARKITDGERLSFGRTEAVAVIAPGHSPGHLCLLFPAEGILFMADYDLTDFGPWYGDKPCGIEEFRRSAKRLGQIGAKTYAVSHETAVHREDIGPRMSAYLSHIDRREEALREFLRQPRTMREIIDRRIVYGEGRPGPWFDYGECALMTKHLEGMLARGEAGYKEDFYFPRSG
- the murJ gene encoding murein biosynthesis integral membrane protein MurJ — protein: MGRAAAVMMASVFLSRLLGYARDAVIAYQHGATPETDAYFVAFTIPDFLNYLLAGGSLSITFIPIFSKYLADGKAEDGHRSFSVIATVMGVGMLFFVILGEFLAERMLHLIAPGFPPDQIAIAAKLTRIVLPAQIFFYLGGLLMAVQFAHNRFLLPATAPLIYNAGIIAGGLLLGASHGMAGFAWGVLAGSFVGNFAVQLYGARKAGLKYSPGVDLSDPGFREFVKLSIPIMLGFSLVVVDEWMTRIFGSFLLAGAITWLNNARRLMQVPVGIFGQASGVASYPFLSALAARGEREKMWETLSVTLRWVFLVSCAAAAIFGILSREVVLAVFKRGAFTIDDTISTASALAAFSIGIPFWCAQSIVSRGFFAMKDTWTPTLVGTGAWILSLPAYYLLMQKLGVVGLALASSIGIFLHATALYGILMARTVGKKALGEVLEYGKIALSGVAAAGAGWYWAGFSSRWISWETFAGAVVRFAAGGVSLAAVFFLCALLLGSRTARNIRRSRDILHPPGSDPTSA
- a CDS encoding PaaI family thioesterase, which produces MKVFDEEFYRKRVNTFPFVRLMGMKLVSAGGGKSVMECKIRPILKNSAGTLHGGVMGALVDMSVATALRSVMPLPSKMTTVEYKVNFLKPVPSGTVTAYGNILRLGRTIAVGSTEIRNGDGEVVAFGSATYYILHVRAAEVPAVGSPPAIMKKKSLRGRKLL
- the fusA gene encoding elongation factor G, with product MSTCAACRRRRSGRYSRLCGRTGRFPAPPHSICSGGIFNLRAIEKVRNIGIIAHIDAGKTTFTERVLFYAGITHRMGEVHEGDAQMDYLPQERERGITITAAVTQFEWLGAEVHLIDTPGHVDFTIEVERSLRVLDGAVVIFEGVAGVEAQSEVVWRQADRHRIPRLAFINKLDRPGADFDRVIAEMRKKLSARGVPVTAPLLRDGSFIGVADLVSMERLEFSENGQGAEVRRTPLSAEEREAILPYQETLLEAAGDVDDGVAEKYLAGEDVPPPMLRSAIRKGTLESRFFPVFAGAALRNKGIQPVMDGIVHFLPSPLEVPPAGGDDPHTGVPAKREPSPAAPFSALVFKVLMEEGRRTVYLRVYSGKVGEGDTVLNASTGGEEKIARLFRIHAAKKERIEEARAGDIVGARGVKSARTGDTLCNPEMPIIYESIEVRKPVVSIAVEPRTLRDMDRLRDTIHHMVDEDPTLAIREDAETGQIILSGMGELHLEVLVERLARDFGLVVRTGKPQVLFRETVAEKTAAETVFEREIAERQISVKIFVSVHPGPRGSGIKVSDRLRMLGLSKEVGDSVEEGIREGAFAGVLGYPVDDVVVEVEDLEFLSGTPTPLAAKVAATKAFLTACEKGKPYLLEPIMAVEISVPDEFVGGVIGDINARRGHLTSVDRRQDATLLSAKVPLKEMFGYVTALRSLSQGRGMFMMKFSHYDSA
- the apbC gene encoding iron-sulfur cluster carrier protein ApbC yields the protein MGIFKKREPAGAVTADAVLAALGKVMDPELGRDLVSLNMIRNVAAAGGNVSLDLVLTTPACPKKSEIAAAVDAAVRAIPGVSAVDIRVSADVKAARDPMEGRRPIPGVRNIIAVASGKGGVGKSTMSVNLAVALQLSGARVGLLDADIYGPSIPTLLSLKGHQLMGEEGMILPAESHGMKIVSIGFMLEDDSPVIWRGPMLMKALEQFLHGTKWGELDYLVIDLPPGTGDVQLSLVQTTPVAGAVVVTTPQDLALIDVKKAVRMFEKVGVPILGVVENMSYFLCPHCTGRSEIFGHGGAEQACRDMGLKFLGEVPLQMELRESSDEGIPLVSRDPDAPASRAIAKAASEAAAALAVLESLHV
- a CDS encoding disulfide oxidoreductase, which produces MTKEGPIKPDMFLGDVLKTYPSLREKIRELFGSECLQCGSNRREMLTYTSWHRGLDPAKVCRDLNDALKK